In the Psychromicrobium lacuslunae genome, CTTTCCTCCGCGGCAGTTTCTTCTGGGGCAGTTTCCTCCGGGGCCGTGTGCAGCAGCACCTCACTATCCAGCGCAGTTTCCGAAACCAGTGCGGCTTCCGAAGCCTGCCGGGTTTCCGTGGCGCGATGCTGCGCTGCCAAGGTCTCGGTGTGAGGCCCATCCTCGGCAGTCTGCGCAACGACCGGCTGCTCGCCCTGAGTCTCAAGCGGCGTCTGCAGTTGATGGTTTAGCTCAGCGATGTGCTGCTCTTTTACTTTCAACTCGGCCGCGAGCTGATCCAAGACCTGATCGACCTGATCCATCCGATAGCCACGCAAACCCAGTGAGAAGCGAACTCGGTCGACGTCCTCTGGGGCTGGATGCTCGGGCAGCAACACCGGTGGCAGGTTCGGCACCGGCGCCGCCAGACCATCGTCCAAAAACGCGGATCCCAGCGACGGATTGGCCGGGTCAACGGAGGTGGCAGCACGCCCGGTTTCTCGACGTCGCTGGCCGATCAGGAAGAAAGCGGTAGCGCCAACTACCAGCACAGCCACAAAGACCAGTAAGTACGTCACATCACTATCCTGACAGACTGCCTCGGATTTTGACGTGTTCGCGGTTCTGACATCAGACACCCTCAGCGAGTCTTTGCACTGCCTCCTCTGGCGTGTCCACCACTGAGATAATGTTCAGATCTCCTTCGGAGACTAAGCCGTCGGCCACCAGAGTGTTCTTGATCCAGTCCACCATCGGCCCCCAGAACTCCCTCCCGATCAGCACGATCGGGAACGACGTCACCTTATGCGTTTGCACCAGCACCATTGCTTCAAAGAGCTCATCGAGAGTACCGAGCCCGCCCGGCAGCACGATGAAGCCCTGGGCGTACTTCACAAACATCGTCTTCCGGGCAAAGAAATACCGGAAATTCACCCCAAGGTCTACCCATTGGTTCATGCCTTGCTCGAAGGGCAGTTCAATACCGAGGCCAACAGATAGTCCCTTGGCCTCCACGGCTCCCTTATTTGCGGCTTCCATCGAGCCAGGCCCGCCGCCGGTGATCACCGCAAACCCGGCCGCCACCAGGCGCCTTCCGACCTCGACTCCCATCTCGTAAAAGGCGCTGCCGGGTTTGGTGCGCGCCGAGCCAAAGACGCTCACCGCCGGGCCAATATTGGCCAGGG is a window encoding:
- a CDS encoding TIGR00730 family Rossman fold protein; its protein translation is MSSPTDKNLTVPSRHRGPVELRRGLAEGSTADQHLLDTRSPGDFTSTDPWRVLRIQAEFVEGFGALANIGPAVSVFGSARTKPGSAFYEMGVEVGRRLVAAGFAVITGGGPGSMEAANKGAVEAKGLSVGLGIELPFEQGMNQWVDLGVNFRYFFARKTMFVKYAQGFIVLPGGLGTLDELFEAMVLVQTHKVTSFPIVLIGREFWGPMVDWIKNTLVADGLVSEGDLNIISVVDTPEEAVQRLAEGV
- a CDS encoding DivIVA domain-containing protein, translated to MTYLLVFVAVLVVGATAFFLIGQRRRETGRAATSVDPANPSLGSAFLDDGLAAPVPNLPPVLLPEHPAPEDVDRVRFSLGLRGYRMDQVDQVLDQLAAELKVKEQHIAELNHQLQTPLETQGEQPVVAQTAEDGPHTETLAAQHRATETRQASEAALVSETALDSEVLLHTAPEETAPEETAAEERA